From Pseudomonas fluorescens, one genomic window encodes:
- a CDS encoding dermonecrotic toxin domain-containing protein, with product MPEHTLPLFFPEALRDYSALTPRLSATSWSLADLAWLHTVDLPSHPQRSSQTPPMTVENILLKVPNEDPIPLAGSFLMHPAPGGNQAVLYTPYGGLEKFDDRQTLLNTLSTRLKAPATRNDLLAFLPISRRAALKVDTVLTLTGEVIDGSVFQAQAEILVRSHRANLRVMLEQLEHIPTLAAMLNEVADSMLRRQMPGVAQARTQVSYGSAPANGQTSLTREPLSDALLRNYLHQPWPATRLRHFSNPQLPNAGPEQQRYWALALTQICADLPAMLESQMQSYWRTEVSSGVSRREFFAQAMADKARTDLLLKRQQAIISPEQSQGLHARLGLRGASGSAPDSLGQAQKIRLWETREHYAELAGSMLLIDYQVAYLYTQPKGLQVLNSLADLKSNLSVLKTHGGLDDPLCNLLTLAERDLLLGFDQFDTSQASLSGPAFTGLIDAIIAKQQDNIRYAVQTWRNSGGAFDLQALFDQAQDVRGMIDSQLLDVAGNGRWPVPTGNANDHRSSIVLAMQAALAIKKLHSVQAALDLKAAARPASTQAQQRLFLQSIKPDLAQAMAVGIRTEARLRVLDKTLGNDEKAIVDTVLNPDKPVPAQRNSLNGFRPDALSLTLECAQEPNLIPLANCLLLTERGGQDSSTSGRAILWTPALGLESFSSLDKAKEALRQRLRDPVKRLMLLENISRTQYHPHCNYHLGSLRLIARNVLEDRQQSAIDWLLAANAHARLLQRAAGVTVPEQEHYPQVATALSLQRATEIARAIVTRQGLPLWLRTANNDDLQHHIELLEQVRRSTEEGKNYLDDTPLLATRRQRFIRQLPWQVLLYAHMLKLQGKLSNTGYLLLQQVMDMPDAVARASVVGARATIRPLGLVAGPGDAVIEVPGLYLIGEGSSGIQVLYAPYEQELALTEYADEAALLAALALAGPLQSLLLERLQEPDKTTCRNLLASHTTRTVHLANQPIQGNVLRRLFDDNHRLLPQLLGSPSKPESLTDWQALGALVAKGLRFAGRFVPGKLAVPLSLWQSYRAFEQSAEALQDHHWKTALSSFINGASQLVELGKVMPDSASGPTPSASADTPEPIDVTAPARTQLQSYEAGDVELNQIGAADAEGRYTAIDTGRRYVPVQGKVFQIEDRAVVPQIVNAEQAGPYLQRDGSQWSLDPDEHSVHFGKAMSRLHNKYKTQVEVRHLINVEARGMDAIRQLYPDRAKQIVQSLELARYYAFNSLYNLGQLGSGQSNSRLEAFIKTFFDVDNVDESLIKRIKHTIVPLCKALVDPSLDQLDHKRFVVGSSHYPAIGVIAFVVTEDELQSVHFTEHFFKQGLDIYEGALTEDFDILGHAQAATLIHEFSHLFSDTWDIATLEARRPFSDLISSVEPQHLELKGQLESFQREALSLATPAEELFAFWNHAENRWEDFDETPGVHRLRSVVRKTTGAIDMAAARTAFLDSTSAQARINTILRNADSLARLICEMGRRLDPESTPSPSNDYQTTA from the coding sequence ATGCCCGAACACACCCTGCCGCTGTTTTTCCCTGAGGCCCTGCGAGACTACAGCGCCCTCACTCCGCGCCTGAGCGCAACGTCATGGTCCCTCGCCGACCTGGCCTGGTTACATACCGTTGATCTGCCAAGCCACCCGCAACGCTCGAGCCAAACACCGCCCATGACGGTCGAGAACATCTTGCTCAAGGTACCGAATGAAGACCCCATTCCTCTGGCGGGCAGCTTCCTGATGCACCCCGCGCCCGGCGGCAACCAGGCCGTCCTGTACACACCCTATGGCGGGCTGGAGAAGTTCGATGACCGGCAGACGCTGCTCAATACCCTCTCGACCCGGCTCAAGGCCCCCGCCACCCGCAACGATCTCCTGGCGTTCCTGCCGATTTCCCGACGCGCAGCGCTCAAGGTCGATACCGTGCTGACGCTCACCGGCGAAGTGATCGACGGTTCGGTCTTCCAGGCCCAGGCCGAGATATTGGTGCGCAGTCACCGCGCCAACCTGCGCGTCATGCTGGAACAGTTGGAGCACATACCGACCCTGGCCGCGATGCTCAACGAAGTGGCCGACAGCATGCTGAGGCGGCAAATGCCTGGCGTGGCGCAAGCCCGAACCCAAGTCAGCTACGGTTCCGCGCCTGCCAACGGCCAGACATCGCTGACCCGCGAGCCTTTGAGTGACGCCCTGCTGCGCAATTATTTGCACCAGCCTTGGCCCGCGACCCGGCTGCGGCACTTTTCCAACCCGCAACTGCCCAACGCTGGCCCGGAGCAGCAACGCTACTGGGCGCTTGCGCTGACGCAGATCTGCGCGGATCTGCCGGCCATGCTCGAGAGCCAGATGCAATCCTATTGGCGCACGGAAGTCAGCAGCGGTGTCAGCCGCCGAGAGTTTTTCGCCCAGGCCATGGCCGACAAAGCCAGGACTGACCTGCTGCTCAAGCGCCAGCAGGCGATCATCAGTCCCGAGCAAAGCCAGGGGTTGCATGCACGCCTGGGATTGCGCGGCGCATCTGGCTCAGCGCCGGACTCTCTGGGCCAGGCGCAGAAAATCCGCCTGTGGGAAACCCGTGAGCACTACGCAGAACTGGCGGGCAGCATGTTGCTGATCGATTACCAGGTCGCCTACCTGTACACCCAGCCCAAGGGTTTGCAGGTGCTCAACAGCCTTGCCGACCTCAAATCGAACCTGAGTGTCCTGAAGACCCACGGTGGTCTCGACGACCCGCTGTGCAACCTGCTGACCCTGGCCGAAAGAGACTTGCTGCTTGGCTTCGATCAATTTGATACCTCACAGGCCAGCCTGTCAGGCCCCGCATTCACGGGGCTGATCGACGCGATCATTGCCAAGCAACAAGACAACATCCGCTATGCCGTGCAGACCTGGCGTAACAGTGGAGGCGCCTTTGACTTGCAGGCGCTGTTCGACCAGGCCCAGGACGTGCGCGGCATGATCGACAGCCAATTGCTCGACGTTGCCGGCAACGGGCGCTGGCCAGTCCCGACCGGCAATGCCAATGATCATAGATCCTCGATTGTCCTGGCCATGCAGGCAGCCTTGGCAATCAAGAAACTGCACAGCGTGCAAGCCGCGCTGGACCTCAAGGCCGCTGCGCGACCCGCCAGCACCCAGGCGCAGCAACGGCTATTCCTGCAGTCGATCAAGCCAGACCTGGCCCAGGCCATGGCCGTGGGCATTCGCACCGAGGCACGCCTGCGCGTACTCGACAAAACCCTGGGCAACGACGAAAAAGCCATCGTCGATACCGTGCTCAATCCCGACAAACCGGTCCCCGCCCAGCGCAACAGCCTCAACGGCTTCCGCCCGGACGCCTTGTCCCTGACCCTGGAGTGCGCGCAAGAGCCCAACCTGATTCCCTTGGCCAACTGCCTGTTGTTGACCGAGCGCGGTGGCCAGGATTCGTCAACGTCCGGTCGCGCCATCCTGTGGACGCCAGCGCTGGGGCTGGAAAGCTTCAGCTCACTCGACAAGGCAAAAGAGGCGTTGCGCCAACGTCTGCGAGACCCGGTCAAGCGCCTGATGCTGCTGGAGAATATTTCGCGCACCCAGTACCACCCTCATTGCAACTACCACCTGGGCTCGTTGCGCCTGATTGCGCGCAATGTGCTCGAAGATCGACAGCAGTCAGCCATTGACTGGCTGCTCGCGGCAAACGCCCACGCCCGCTTGTTGCAACGGGCTGCCGGGGTGACGGTGCCGGAACAGGAACACTATCCACAGGTGGCAACTGCACTGAGTCTGCAGCGCGCCACCGAGATAGCCCGGGCCATCGTCACCCGACAAGGGCTGCCGCTGTGGTTGAGAACCGCCAACAACGATGATCTCCAGCACCACATCGAGTTGTTGGAACAAGTACGGCGCAGCACTGAAGAGGGCAAGAACTATCTGGATGACACGCCGCTGCTGGCCACGCGTCGACAACGTTTTATCCGCCAACTGCCCTGGCAAGTGCTGTTGTACGCCCACATGCTCAAGCTGCAAGGCAAACTCAGCAACACCGGCTACCTGTTGCTGCAGCAGGTCATGGACATGCCCGACGCCGTTGCCCGAGCCAGCGTCGTCGGCGCTAGGGCAACGATTCGCCCACTGGGATTGGTCGCGGGCCCTGGCGATGCGGTGATTGAAGTGCCGGGGTTGTATCTGATTGGTGAGGGCAGCAGCGGCATACAAGTCCTCTACGCGCCTTATGAGCAGGAACTGGCGCTGACCGAGTACGCCGATGAAGCTGCCCTCCTCGCTGCCCTGGCGTTGGCCGGCCCGCTGCAGTCGTTGCTGCTGGAGCGGTTGCAGGAGCCCGACAAGACCACCTGCAGGAACCTATTGGCCAGTCACACCACGCGAACCGTGCACCTGGCTAACCAGCCCATTCAGGGCAACGTCTTGCGGCGTCTGTTCGACGATAACCACAGGTTGCTGCCGCAGTTGCTGGGCAGCCCGTCAAAACCCGAATCACTGACCGACTGGCAGGCCCTCGGCGCCCTGGTGGCCAAAGGGCTGCGCTTTGCCGGGCGCTTTGTGCCGGGGAAACTGGCCGTTCCTTTGTCCCTTTGGCAGAGCTACCGCGCTTTTGAGCAATCGGCCGAAGCGCTGCAGGACCACCATTGGAAAACCGCGCTCTCCAGCTTCATCAACGGCGCGTCGCAGTTGGTGGAGCTGGGCAAGGTCATGCCGGATTCCGCCAGCGGTCCAACGCCCTCGGCGTCCGCCGACACCCCTGAACCTATTGACGTCACCGCCCCCGCCCGCACTCAGTTGCAAAGTTACGAGGCCGGCGACGTCGAGCTGAATCAAATCGGTGCGGCAGACGCCGAGGGACGCTATACCGCCATCGACACCGGACGACGCTACGTCCCGGTGCAGGGCAAGGTCTTTCAAATCGAAGACCGCGCCGTGGTGCCGCAAATCGTCAATGCCGAACAGGCAGGCCCTTATCTGCAACGCGATGGCAGCCAGTGGAGCCTGGACCCGGACGAGCACAGCGTGCATTTCGGCAAGGCCATGTCCAGGCTGCACAACAAGTACAAAACCCAGGTCGAGGTACGCCACTTGATTAATGTCGAAGCCCGGGGCATGGACGCGATTCGCCAGCTCTATCCGGATCGGGCCAAGCAAATCGTGCAGTCACTGGAACTGGCGCGCTACTACGCCTTCAATAGCCTGTACAACCTCGGGCAACTCGGCTCCGGCCAGAGCAACAGCCGCCTTGAAGCCTTCATCAAAACCTTTTTCGATGTCGACAACGTCGATGAGAGCCTCATCAAAAGGATCAAACACACCATCGTGCCGCTGTGCAAGGCGCTGGTGGATCCGAGCCTCGACCAACTCGATCACAAACGTTTTGTCGTGGGCTCCAGTCATTACCCGGCCATCGGCGTTATTGCCTTTGTCGTCACTGAAGACGAGTTGCAGTCCGTGCATTTCACCGAACATTTTTTCAAACAGGGGCTGGACATCTACGAGGGGGCGCTGACGGAAGACTTTGATATCCTCGGTCACGCCCAGGCTGCCACGCTGATTCACGAGTTCTCCCACCTGTTTTCGGACACCTGGGACATCGCCACCCTGGAAGCCCGGCGCCCGTTCAGCGACTTGATCTCCAGCGTCGAGCCGCAGCACCTCGAACTCAAGGGACAGTTGGAAAGTTTTCAGCGCGAAGCCTTGTCCCTGGCCACGCCCGCCGAGGAGCTGTTTGCGTTCTGGAACCACGCAGAGAATAGATGGGAAGACTTCGATGAGACCCCGGGCGTCCATCGCTTGCGCAGTGTGGTCAGGAAAACCACTGGCGCAATCGACATGGCTGCCGCGCGCACGGCATTCCTCGACAGCACCTCGGCGCAGGCGCG
- a CDS encoding DUF883 family protein produces MARRTARQAQDEQIKDQAFSELQALIEESEKLLKSSASLVGEEAESLRGQISLKLQQARDSVTSVRERTQPVVEATETYIGGHPWQTVAISAGFGLVVGLLLGRR; encoded by the coding sequence ATGGCCCGTAGAACCGCCAGACAAGCCCAGGATGAGCAAATCAAGGACCAGGCCTTCAGCGAGCTGCAAGCGCTGATCGAAGAATCGGAAAAACTGCTCAAGAGCAGCGCCTCCCTGGTGGGCGAGGAAGCCGAGAGCCTGCGTGGGCAGATCTCCCTGAAACTGCAACAGGCCCGCGACTCCGTGACCAGCGTGCGCGAGCGCACCCAGCCAGTGGTTGAGGCCACCGAAACCTACATCGGCGGGCATCCATGGCAAACCGTGGCAATCTCCGCAGGTTTTGGCCTGGTGGTCGGGTTGCTGCTCGGACGCCGTTGA
- a CDS encoding LysR family transcriptional regulator translates to MSQMNITDIDLNLLKVFEALHDESSASRAALRLGVTQSAVSAALRRLREVYGDQLFVRTGRGLAPTLRANQLKPVLSDALNKCRQSLAMVDPAAEDYDGRSVIVGMSDDFEIAYGRRLIEEIARRAPKLRLIIRQSHSQIVAQALMERSLDLAISAGGFSERLLSRQVLGEGDYRCLVDAASLTPGQQALALEEFVRREHILVSSGGFIGITDEGLASLGLGRRVCASTSHFAALPFLLKGSQAVATIPGHAAQAIAQLSGLALLPCPLELPRYPIELGWRTSSQLEPLLLKVREAIVASFSRQTP, encoded by the coding sequence ATGAGCCAAATGAATATCACCGACATTGACCTCAACCTGCTGAAAGTTTTTGAAGCCCTGCACGACGAGTCCAGCGCCAGCCGGGCGGCGCTGCGCCTGGGGGTCACCCAGTCAGCGGTGAGCGCGGCGTTGCGGCGTTTGCGCGAGGTCTATGGCGATCAATTGTTTGTGCGCACCGGCCGTGGCCTGGCGCCGACCTTGCGGGCCAACCAATTGAAGCCGGTGCTCAGTGATGCCCTGAACAAATGCCGGCAAAGCCTGGCCATGGTCGACCCGGCGGCCGAGGACTACGACGGCCGTTCGGTAATCGTCGGCATGTCGGATGATTTCGAGATTGCCTACGGGCGGCGGCTGATCGAAGAAATTGCCCGCCGGGCGCCGAAGTTGCGCCTGATTATCCGTCAGAGCCACAGTCAGATCGTCGCTCAGGCGCTGATGGAGCGCAGCCTTGACCTGGCGATCAGTGCCGGTGGTTTCAGCGAGCGGCTACTGAGCCGGCAGGTATTGGGGGAAGGCGACTATCGGTGCCTGGTGGATGCTGCAAGCCTGACGCCGGGGCAGCAAGCTCTGGCATTAGAGGAGTTCGTTCGGCGCGAGCACATTCTGGTGTCGTCAGGCGGGTTCATTGGTATTACCGATGAAGGCCTGGCCAGCCTTGGCCTCGGGCGCAGGGTCTGTGCCTCCACCAGCCACTTTGCCGCACTGCCGTTTCTGCTCAAGGGCAGCCAGGCAGTGGCGACCATCCCCGGGCATGCCGCACAGGCTATTGCACAACTGAGCGGCCTGGCACTGCTGCCCTGCCCGCTTGAGCTGCCGCGTTATCCGATCGAACTGGGCTGGCGCACCAGCAGCCAACTGGAACCGTTACTGCTGAAAGTGCGCGAGGCGATTGTCGCTAGTTTCAGCCGCCAAACACCGTGA
- a CDS encoding carbon-nitrogen hydrolase family protein: MPKSIVAALQIGSLPGGKGETLEQILSYEQAIIDAGAELVVMPEALLGGYPKGEGFGTQLGYRLPEGRDAYARYFANAIDVPGAETEALAGLSARTGAYLVLGVIERDASTLYCTALYFDPQRGLVAKHRKLMPTGTERLIWGKGDGSTLPVLDSPLGRIGAAVCWENMMPLLRTAMYAKGVELWCAPTVDEREMWQVSMRHIAHEGRCFVVSACQVQASPEKLGIEVSNWPAERPLIAGGSVIIGPMGDVLAGPLRDGPGLLCAEIDTDELVRARYDFDVVGHYARPDVFELSVDQRAKPGVRFI; the protein is encoded by the coding sequence ATGCCCAAGTCCATCGTTGCCGCGCTGCAGATCGGTTCTTTGCCAGGTGGCAAGGGCGAAACCCTGGAACAGATCCTTTCCTACGAACAGGCAATCATCGACGCTGGTGCCGAGCTGGTGGTAATGCCCGAAGCGCTGCTCGGTGGTTACCCCAAGGGCGAGGGTTTTGGCACGCAACTGGGCTATCGCCTGCCGGAAGGTCGCGACGCCTATGCCCGCTATTTTGCCAACGCCATCGACGTGCCAGGTGCGGAAACCGAGGCCCTGGCGGGGTTGAGTGCGCGCACCGGCGCTTATTTGGTGCTCGGCGTGATCGAGCGGGACGCCAGCACCCTGTACTGCACCGCGCTGTACTTCGACCCGCAGCGCGGGCTAGTGGCCAAACACCGCAAATTGATGCCCACTGGCACCGAACGGCTGATCTGGGGCAAGGGCGACGGCTCGACCCTGCCGGTGCTCGACAGCCCGCTGGGGCGGATTGGCGCCGCGGTGTGCTGGGAGAACATGATGCCGTTGCTGCGTACCGCGATGTACGCCAAGGGCGTGGAGTTATGGTGTGCGCCGACGGTGGACGAGCGGGAAATGTGGCAAGTGAGCATGCGCCACATTGCCCATGAGGGACGCTGCTTTGTGGTCAGTGCCTGCCAGGTCCAGGCCTCGCCCGAAAAACTGGGAATCGAGGTTAGCAATTGGCCGGCAGAGCGGCCGTTGATTGCCGGTGGCAGCGTGATCATCGGGCCGATGGGCGATGTGCTGGCCGGTCCATTGCGCGATGGCCCGGGCCTGCTCTGCGCAGAAATCGACACCGATGAACTGGTCCGCGCCCGCTATGACTTTGACGTGGTCGGGCACTACGCGCGCCCGGACGTGTTTGAATTAAGTGTCGATCAGCGGGCCAAACCAGGCGTGCGCTTCATTTGA
- a CDS encoding GNAT family N-acetyltransferase — translation MADYPTLYTERLILKPLELADAEAIQQQFAHWEVVRYLNARVPWPYPVDGALHYLQDIALPAIARGEEWHWSLRLKSAPDQLIGNISLMDEQDNNRGFWMGLPWQGQGLMAEACAQVTRYWFEDLGRDCLRVPKASPNLASRRLSERNGMRLIRIDDDEFVGGRYARETWEITRKEWRRLK, via the coding sequence ATGGCCGATTACCCGACGCTGTACACCGAGCGCCTGATCCTCAAGCCGCTGGAACTGGCGGACGCCGAGGCGATCCAGCAACAGTTCGCCCACTGGGAGGTGGTGCGCTACCTCAATGCAAGGGTGCCCTGGCCGTACCCGGTGGATGGCGCCCTGCACTACCTGCAAGACATCGCCCTGCCGGCCATTGCCCGGGGCGAAGAATGGCACTGGTCGCTTCGCCTGAAGTCCGCGCCCGATCAACTGATCGGCAACATCAGCCTGATGGACGAACAGGACAACAACCGGGGTTTCTGGATGGGCCTGCCCTGGCAAGGCCAGGGGCTGATGGCCGAAGCCTGTGCGCAGGTCACTCGCTACTGGTTCGAGGACCTTGGCCGCGATTGCCTGCGAGTGCCCAAGGCCTCACCCAATCTGGCCTCGCGGCGCTTGTCGGAACGCAACGGCATGCGCCTGATCCGGATCGACGACGATGAATTTGTCGGTGGGCGTTATGCCCGCGAGACCTGGGAAATCACCCGCAAGGAATGGCGCCGGCTCAAATGA
- a CDS encoding LEA type 2 family protein, whose protein sequence is MLRLFFSGLCLLLLSLGGCALFPDRDPLNINVVGLEPLTSQGMEVRFAVKIRVQNPNDNPIDYNGVALNLEVNGQPLASGVSDQRGSIGRFSEAVVTVPVSISAFSVMRQTLGLSQTQSLDNLPYVLRGKLAGGLFGTQRFVDSGQLSLASPLAGAR, encoded by the coding sequence ATGCTTCGATTGTTTTTTTCAGGCCTGTGCCTGTTGCTCCTCAGCCTTGGCGGTTGCGCGCTGTTTCCCGACCGCGATCCGCTGAACATCAACGTGGTGGGCCTGGAACCGCTCACAAGCCAGGGCATGGAAGTGCGCTTCGCGGTGAAGATCCGCGTGCAGAACCCCAACGACAATCCGATCGACTACAACGGCGTGGCCTTGAACCTCGAGGTCAACGGCCAGCCGCTGGCGTCGGGGGTCAGCGATCAACGGGGCAGCATCGGCCGGTTCTCCGAAGCGGTGGTCACAGTGCCGGTGAGCATTTCGGCGTTTTCAGTGATGCGCCAGACCCTCGGCCTGAGCCAGACCCAATCCCTCGACAACCTGCCCTATGTGCTGCGTGGCAAGCTGGCGGGCGGCCTGTTCGGCACCCAGCGCTTTGTCGACAGCGGTCAGTTGAGCCTGGCCAGCCCGCTGGCGGGCGCCCGTTAA
- a CDS encoding nucleobase:cation symporter-2 family protein has translation MTSSDHAKTAPHSDLIYGLYDRPHFTATIFAALQHVLASFVGIITPTLIMGSALGLHSEIPYLISMALFVSGLGTFVQARRFGPIGSGLLCLQGTSFSFISVILSAGFMVKARGGGTDEILSTIFGVCFFAAFIEVVLSQFIGKLRMLITPVVTGTIITLMGLSLIKVAMTDIAGGFGATDLGGAHHLALAALVLGTIVVLNRVDVPFLRLGAIVIGLTLGYLVAWLMGDVDFANMTDVPLMSVPVPFKYGFNFDWVAFIPVAVIFLVSPLEAAGDLTANSMISQQPVKGPVYIRRIKSGLLADGLNSAMAAVFNSMPMVTFAQNNGVIQLTGVASRYVAFFIAGLLVLLGLFPMIGAVLQLMPKPVLGGAELVMFGTVAVAGVKILAEAGLHRRNMLIVAISLGMGLGVAAVPEVLRELPKALHNIFESPITVGALCAIVLNMFLPEEFIELQEDDFDPEASVLQVMENPDVAPHGSRP, from the coding sequence GTGACCTCATCCGACCACGCAAAAACTGCCCCACATTCCGACCTGATCTACGGCCTCTACGACCGCCCACACTTCACCGCGACCATTTTCGCCGCGCTGCAACACGTGCTGGCGAGTTTCGTCGGGATCATCACCCCGACCCTGATCATGGGCAGCGCCCTGGGCCTGCACAGTGAAATTCCCTACCTGATCAGCATGGCGTTGTTCGTCTCGGGCTTGGGCACCTTCGTCCAGGCTCGGCGTTTCGGCCCCATCGGCTCGGGACTGCTGTGCCTGCAAGGCACCAGTTTTTCGTTCATCAGCGTGATTCTCAGTGCCGGCTTCATGGTCAAGGCCCGGGGCGGCGGCACCGACGAGATCCTGTCGACGATTTTCGGCGTGTGCTTCTTCGCCGCCTTTATCGAAGTGGTGCTGAGCCAGTTCATCGGCAAATTGCGCATGCTGATCACGCCGGTAGTCACCGGCACCATCATTACCCTGATGGGCCTGTCGCTGATCAAGGTGGCGATGACCGACATTGCCGGCGGCTTTGGCGCCACCGACCTGGGCGGCGCCCATCACCTGGCCCTGGCGGCGCTGGTGCTGGGCACCATCGTCGTGCTGAACCGGGTCGACGTGCCCTTCCTGCGCCTGGGGGCGATTGTGATTGGCCTGACCCTGGGTTATCTGGTGGCCTGGCTGATGGGCGACGTCGACTTCGCGAACATGACCGACGTGCCGCTGATGAGCGTGCCGGTACCGTTCAAATACGGCTTCAACTTCGACTGGGTAGCGTTCATTCCGGTGGCGGTGATTTTCCTGGTTTCGCCGCTGGAAGCCGCCGGTGACCTGACCGCCAACTCGATGATTTCCCAGCAGCCGGTCAAGGGCCCGGTGTACATCCGCCGGATCAAGTCCGGGCTGTTGGCCGATGGCCTCAACTCGGCCATGGCCGCCGTGTTCAACAGCATGCCGATGGTGACCTTCGCGCAGAACAACGGCGTGATCCAACTGACCGGCGTCGCCAGTCGCTACGTGGCGTTTTTCATTGCCGGCCTGCTGGTGCTGCTGGGGTTGTTCCCGATGATCGGCGCGGTGCTGCAACTGATGCCCAAGCCGGTGCTCGGTGGCGCTGAACTGGTGATGTTCGGCACGGTGGCAGTGGCCGGGGTGAAGATCCTCGCCGAAGCCGGGCTGCACCGGCGCAATATGCTGATCGTGGCCATCTCCCTGGGCATGGGCCTCGGTGTGGCGGCGGTGCCGGAAGTACTGCGCGAATTGCCCAAGGCGCTGCACAACATCTTCGAATCGCCGATCACCGTCGGCGCGTTGTGCGCTATCGTGCTGAACATGTTCCTCCCGGAAGAATTCATCGAACTGCAAGAAGACGACTTCGACCCCGAAGCGTCGGTCCTGCAGGTCATGGAAAATCCGGACGTTGCCCCTCACGGATCGCGCCCCTGA
- a CDS encoding LysR family transcriptional regulator produces the protein MLGQLHDLDLQLLRLFVSVVECGGFSAAQGELGLSQSSISQHMARLETRLGYRLCSRGKGGFKLTAKGEQLLLATRGLFESIETFRHQSNGVAGRLMGEVRLGLSEALDPSVLQRVARAISHFRQRDESVRLELISAMPGEMERLLLQQRLDLAIGYFSQAQSAFDYRPLFSETQHLYCAAGHPLFSLPEPDATALAAGDLVEHPYRFLRNDLPLHNRVGSARSEQVEGTLAFILSGQHVGHLPEHFARSWQDQGLLKAIGQPQHSFEVAFHLARHRAQVPGDAQVAFEEDLLAAFEQ, from the coding sequence ATGCTCGGCCAACTCCATGACCTCGACCTGCAGTTGCTACGCCTGTTTGTGAGCGTGGTGGAATGCGGCGGATTCAGTGCGGCCCAGGGAGAACTGGGGCTGAGTCAGTCGAGCATCAGCCAGCACATGGCCCGGCTCGAGACCCGCCTTGGCTATCGCCTGTGCAGCCGTGGCAAAGGCGGCTTCAAACTCACGGCCAAGGGCGAACAGTTGTTGCTGGCGACCCGTGGTCTGTTCGAGTCCATCGAGACTTTTCGCCATCAGTCCAATGGGGTCGCCGGACGCCTGATGGGTGAAGTGCGCCTGGGACTCTCCGAAGCGCTCGACCCCTCGGTGCTGCAACGCGTGGCGCGGGCGATCAGCCACTTTCGCCAGCGCGACGAGTCCGTGCGCCTGGAGCTGATCAGCGCCATGCCCGGGGAAATGGAGCGCCTGCTGTTGCAACAACGCCTGGACCTGGCCATCGGTTACTTCTCCCAAGCGCAAAGCGCGTTTGACTACCGCCCACTGTTCAGTGAAACCCAACACCTGTACTGCGCCGCCGGGCATCCGCTGTTCAGCCTGCCTGAGCCCGACGCCACGGCGCTGGCGGCCGGCGACCTGGTGGAGCACCCCTACCGCTTCCTGCGCAATGACCTGCCCCTGCACAACCGGGTAGGTTCAGCGCGTTCGGAGCAGGTCGAAGGCACGCTGGCGTTTATCCTCAGTGGCCAACATGTCGGCCATCTGCCCGAGCACTTTGCCCGCAGTTGGCAGGACCAGGGCCTGCTGAAAGCCATCGGCCAGCCGCAGCACAGTTTCGAGGTGGCCTTCCACCTCGCCCGGCATCGCGCCCAGGTGCCGGGGGATGCGCAGGTGGCGTTCGAGGAGGATCTGTTGGCGGCCTTCGAACAGTAG